In Edaphobacter paludis, a single window of DNA contains:
- a CDS encoding MFS transporter — protein sequence MVSERSAWDQTYIFWIQVTLAPITSVLIAEIYPNGVRSRGISVSISALWVASFLLTYTFPIF from the coding sequence ATGGTTTCAGAGAGAAGTGCTTGGGATCAAACCTACATCTTCTGGATTCAAGTAACGCTCGCACCTATAACGTCGGTCCTTATTGCGGAGATTTATCCGAATGGCGTTCGTTCCCGCGGCATATCAGTATCTATCAGCGCTCTCTGGGTAGCCTCGTTCCTGCTCACGTATACCTTTCCCATATTTTAA
- a CDS encoding TonB-dependent receptor, producing the protein MPRPSLTQLLATVTLGIGLAHSGSTQTSVKQVELSGVVRDQSGRSVIGAEIEAAGKTTLTDSSGAYSLAVVPGLTKLEVSLHHQTSFRIALDVTQDRTFDIALRENDSVTVRADENALTPDPSTQGFSRSDLLDANPGRPGVPLSIPGYPTETASGGIKAPQYFAPGVAGDHGEPIAQFFQIGGFLFQNNLTANAHGNGYADPNFVIASTVGGVLVDNAAYNARYGDHSINLAITYDVKDRLPSFVQVTTDGRDGAISAGWSPENISKRGWVAVEALFGNGFLKRAEERQQYKINASRTWEIGKHELTAYGLGYYGFSRIPGLIPINTFVPNDSIDLRQLDLTHTSLALLADHWQISEKSALTTGIYFRTYSLKLQSNFGDGLIRQSEFRTVQGGNATYSDPLGQNWLLLVGLDARRDAPRGLDLAKADDAGQFQAVTSNDLTITNVSPFVAVTGQMLPQLQVYLGLRRDQIRFGNRDNIQAANSFDAWPGTTSPKVNFTFGRADAPVLPQIALSWAKAFHANDPRIGDGSGRGDLLIPAREYQLFATKQVLGNEVRLTLAHITNSAELAKIDPDTGLQEDVGPSINRFLTFAIRRRMNRGFLQVSWSAADARDRRLGQPIPEAPRTIIDAVGGLPHRGNPEVIPRYKSQLMTNRRYTH; encoded by the coding sequence ATGCCCCGCCCGTCGCTAACCCAGCTACTTGCAACCGTTACTCTCGGCATAGGGTTGGCTCACTCAGGATCAACTCAAACGTCAGTAAAACAGGTTGAATTATCGGGAGTTGTCCGCGACCAGTCCGGCCGATCTGTAATCGGGGCTGAGATCGAAGCCGCTGGCAAGACAACGTTGACAGACTCCTCTGGAGCGTACTCTCTGGCCGTCGTTCCCGGCCTTACGAAACTTGAGGTGAGCCTGCATCACCAGACTAGCTTCCGCATTGCGCTCGATGTGACACAGGATCGAACCTTCGATATTGCGCTCAGGGAGAACGATAGCGTGACGGTGCGGGCGGACGAAAATGCGCTCACACCCGATCCTTCGACCCAGGGATTCTCACGTTCCGATCTGCTCGATGCCAATCCGGGACGTCCTGGCGTTCCGCTCTCGATTCCCGGCTATCCGACCGAAACCGCTTCGGGTGGCATCAAGGCTCCCCAGTATTTCGCGCCCGGTGTCGCCGGCGACCACGGTGAGCCCATCGCGCAGTTCTTTCAGATCGGCGGGTTTCTCTTCCAGAACAATCTCACAGCGAATGCACATGGGAACGGCTATGCCGATCCCAACTTCGTCATCGCCTCCACCGTCGGTGGCGTCTTGGTCGATAACGCGGCCTACAACGCCCGCTATGGCGACCATTCCATCAATCTCGCGATCACCTATGACGTGAAAGACCGGCTGCCTTCGTTTGTCCAGGTAACAACGGACGGGCGCGATGGAGCCATCTCTGCAGGTTGGAGTCCAGAGAATATTTCGAAGAGAGGATGGGTCGCCGTTGAAGCTCTCTTTGGCAATGGCTTCCTGAAGCGGGCCGAGGAGAGGCAGCAATATAAGATCAATGCCTCGCGTACCTGGGAGATAGGAAAGCACGAGCTTACAGCCTACGGTCTGGGCTATTACGGTTTCTCCAGAATTCCTGGTCTAATCCCGATCAACACATTCGTCCCGAATGACTCCATTGACCTTCGACAACTCGACTTGACGCATACGAGTCTCGCGCTCCTCGCCGATCACTGGCAAATCTCGGAGAAGAGCGCACTGACAACGGGAATCTACTTTCGGACATACAGCCTCAAGTTGCAATCGAACTTTGGCGATGGTCTGATCCGTCAAAGCGAGTTCCGGACCGTGCAGGGCGGCAACGCAACCTACTCCGATCCACTCGGCCAAAACTGGCTTCTTCTCGTCGGCCTCGATGCACGACGCGATGCTCCGAGAGGTCTGGACCTCGCCAAAGCGGATGATGCAGGCCAGTTCCAGGCTGTGACCAGCAATGATTTGACGATCACGAATGTCTCGCCCTTCGTCGCTGTGACCGGGCAAATGCTACCGCAGCTTCAGGTCTACCTCGGACTTCGGCGGGACCAGATCCGTTTCGGCAATCGCGATAACATCCAAGCCGCAAACTCTTTCGATGCGTGGCCAGGGACAACAAGTCCTAAAGTAAACTTCACCTTTGGCAGGGCCGATGCTCCGGTTCTTCCTCAAATTGCTCTGAGCTGGGCGAAGGCTTTCCATGCCAATGACCCTCGCATCGGCGATGGCTCTGGTCGCGGAGATCTCCTCATTCCGGCCCGCGAATATCAACTGTTTGCGACGAAGCAGGTGCTTGGGAATGAAGTACGGCTGACGCTGGCGCACATCACCAATTCGGCAGAATTGGCAAAAATCGACCCCGATACTGGACTCCAGGAAGATGTCGGTCCTTCGATCAACCGCTTTCTGACGTTTGCCATCCGCCGCCGGATGAATCGTGGTTTCCTGCAAGTCTCATGGTCCGCGGCAGACGCGAGAGACAGGCGGCTTGGGCAACCGATCCCGGAGGCTCCGCGCACGATCATAGATGCCGTAGGCGGGCTTCCGCATCGTGGCAATCCGGAAGTAATTCCGCGTTACAAATCTCAATTGATGACAAATCGCCGATACACTCATTGA
- a CDS encoding Ig-like domain-containing protein: MPGAGTVNNSGQATLVTSSLAAGTHPLTAVFPATDSFATSTSAISTLASSERYRSAVFYTRSLSHPSIPYSL, from the coding sequence ATGCCTGGCGCGGGCACTGTCAATAATTCGGGCCAAGCCACCTTAGTCACCTCCTCTCTTGCGGCCGGTACACATCCATTGACTGCGGTATTTCCGGCCACAGACAGTTTTGCAACCTCAACTTCGGCCATCAGCACACTGGCTTCTTCGGAACGGTATCGGTCGGCGGTATTCTATACACGTTCTTTGTCGCATCCTTCTATTCCCTATTCCCTTTGA
- a CDS encoding substrate-binding domain-containing protein, with protein sequence MKRKDRPDGLQLITANSLPVLDALDKIGLLGKVQIVTTDLFQELIPIIEEGKVLASIYQRPYTQGKVAYENLLAHLLKQGNLRLTLRLAPTSFFAVTFRRSPIER encoded by the coding sequence ATGAAGAGGAAAGATCGCCCTGACGGTCTCCAGCTCATCACTGCAAATAGCCTTCCCGTCCTAGACGCGCTCGACAAAATTGGTTTGCTGGGAAAAGTACAGATCGTAACCACGGATCTATTTCAGGAGCTGATCCCGATTATCGAAGAGGGCAAGGTCCTGGCATCGATTTATCAGCGACCTTACACTCAAGGAAAAGTGGCATACGAAAACCTGTTGGCGCATTTGCTGAAACAAGGAAACCTGCGATTAACTCTCAGGCTCGCACCCACGTCATTTTTCGCAGTAACCTTTCGTCGTTCTCCAATCGAAAGGTGA
- a CDS encoding TonB-dependent receptor codes for MRRFIACLIFLGLLCSPAAHATIFGQVHGVVHDPQHRPIAGVHIQLHAANSAFTKTTLSGQDGSFSIPAVPLGDYVVTASQTGFASVRQTLALASDTSPILHFELQLGAVQQAVTVTTDTNTVNINTVTPTALISRQDIALTPGADRTNSMAMITDYVPGAYMTHDMLHMRGGHQVSWLIDGVQIPNTNIASNLGAQIDPKDIDYIEVQRGSYTSDVGDRTYGVFNVVPRTGFERNREAELVLSAGNFFQTNDQINFGDHTEKFAYYASLNGNRSDYGLAPPVSQVLHDASNGYGGFASFIYNRTPKDQFRLVTQLRQDYFQIPYDPDPNSFENQQYDSSGLRDGQHETDGTAAFSWLRTFNPSTVLQVSPFFHYNKADYESNPNDVPVATTVNRSSTYGGGQASITTQIARNTLQAGFYSFGQHDNYLFGAIFNDGSGSPKFSTPDSASGGVIEEYVSDNYKATSWLTLIAGLRQTHFQGQFAENETDPRFGVAVRIPKLNWVFRGFYGRFYQPPPLLTAKGPIVQFAQANNTDFVSLHGERDEEHQFGVQIPFRGWLLDADTFKTRINNFLDHSNLGDSSIYFPVTVDGALVRAWELSLRSPRLWHLGQAHLAYSNQIAEQRGNITGGLICTPIGDPSCDAGFDYSPVDHDQRNTLNVGFNATLPLRTTVSTNVYYGSGFHNGNPDPTTPYPNAYLPQHTTFDLSIGHSFGENLTASVTAVNVANRRVLLDNSLTFGGFHYNDPRETFAEIRYRFKF; via the coding sequence ATGCGCCGTTTTATTGCCTGCCTTATTTTTCTGGGACTGCTTTGCAGTCCCGCCGCCCACGCTACGATCTTCGGTCAGGTTCACGGTGTCGTCCATGATCCACAGCACCGCCCTATCGCGGGAGTTCACATCCAACTTCACGCGGCCAACTCTGCTTTCACTAAAACCACGCTCTCTGGCCAGGATGGCTCCTTCTCCATTCCAGCGGTTCCGCTCGGCGACTATGTCGTTACGGCGTCTCAAACTGGCTTCGCCAGCGTCCGGCAAACCCTCGCGCTCGCCTCAGATACCTCACCCATCCTGCACTTCGAACTACAACTCGGTGCTGTGCAGCAGGCCGTAACTGTCACGACCGACACGAACACGGTCAACATCAACACTGTTACCCCGACCGCTCTCATCAGCCGCCAGGACATCGCATTGACACCTGGTGCAGACCGCACCAACAGCATGGCCATGATCACCGACTACGTCCCTGGGGCTTACATGACCCACGATATGCTTCACATGCGCGGTGGGCACCAGGTCAGTTGGCTCATCGATGGTGTCCAGATCCCAAACACCAACATCGCCAGCAACCTCGGCGCACAGATCGATCCCAAGGACATCGACTACATCGAAGTCCAACGCGGAAGCTACACCTCCGATGTCGGCGATCGCACCTACGGGGTCTTCAACGTGGTTCCCCGCACCGGCTTCGAGCGCAACCGCGAGGCTGAGCTTGTTCTTAGCGCCGGTAACTTCTTCCAGACCAACGACCAGATCAACTTTGGCGACCATACCGAAAAGTTCGCCTATTACGCCAGTCTCAACGGCAACCGTAGCGATTACGGCCTTGCGCCACCTGTCAGCCAGGTGCTGCACGACGCCAGTAACGGCTACGGCGGTTTCGCATCCTTCATCTATAACCGCACCCCAAAGGACCAGTTCCGTCTGGTCACGCAACTTCGCCAGGACTACTTCCAGATCCCTTACGACCCCGATCCCAACAGCTTTGAAAACCAGCAGTACGACTCTAGTGGTCTTCGCGACGGTCAGCACGAGACCGACGGCACGGCTGCCTTCTCTTGGCTCCGCACCTTCAATCCCTCGACTGTCCTGCAGGTCTCACCCTTCTTCCACTACAACAAGGCCGATTATGAATCGAATCCCAATGATGTCCCGGTAGCAACTACGGTCAACCGCTCCTCAACCTACGGCGGCGGCCAAGCCTCCATCACGACTCAGATCGCTCGCAACACCTTGCAGGCCGGCTTCTATTCCTTCGGCCAGCACGATAACTATCTTTTCGGCGCCATCTTCAACGATGGGAGTGGAAGTCCCAAATTCTCGACCCCTGACTCCGCATCCGGAGGTGTCATCGAGGAATACGTCTCTGACAACTACAAGGCGACCTCGTGGCTTACGCTCATTGCGGGTCTTCGTCAGACCCACTTCCAAGGCCAGTTCGCAGAAAATGAAACCGACCCACGATTCGGCGTTGCTGTCCGCATTCCTAAGTTGAACTGGGTCTTCCGAGGCTTCTACGGTCGCTTCTATCAGCCTCCGCCGCTGCTCACCGCCAAGGGCCCCATCGTGCAGTTTGCCCAGGCCAACAACACCGACTTCGTCTCCCTCCACGGCGAGCGCGACGAAGAGCACCAGTTCGGCGTACAAATACCATTTCGCGGCTGGCTCCTCGATGCCGACACCTTCAAAACCCGCATCAACAACTTCCTTGATCACTCCAACCTTGGCGACTCTAGTATTTACTTTCCAGTCACGGTCGACGGAGCACTTGTCCGCGCCTGGGAACTCAGCCTTCGTTCACCGCGACTCTGGCACTTGGGACAGGCTCACCTCGCCTACTCTAACCAGATCGCTGAGCAGCGCGGCAACATCACTGGGGGCCTCATTTGTACCCCCATCGGTGACCCCTCCTGCGACGCCGGCTTCGACTACTCACCCGTTGACCACGACCAACGCAACACTCTTAACGTAGGGTTCAACGCGACGCTTCCCCTCCGCACCACCGTCTCTACCAACGTCTACTATGGCTCCGGATTCCACAACGGCAACCCGGACCCCACCACGCCCTACCCCAATGCCTATCTACCTCAGCACACTACCTTCGATCTCTCCATCGGCCACAGCTTCGGCGAGAACCTCACCGCCTCCGTTACGGCAGTCAACGTAGCCAACCGCCGCGTTTTGCTCGATAACAGCCTCACCTTCGGCGGTTTCCACTACAACGACCCGCGCGAGACCTTCGCCGAGATCCGTTACCGCTTCAAGTTCTAG